TTGTCTTGGAGACGCCGGCAGGGAAAATCTATGTCGTCTGCGATTCCGGCTATGGCGATGGCGGGCATTTCCGTCGCGTCGCGGAGAAGCACGGGACGCTACGCCTCGCGATCCTGCCGATCGGCGCCTACGAGCCGCGCTGGTTCATGCGCGACCAGCACATGAACCCGGAAGACGCAGTGAAGGCGCTGGCCGATTGCGGCGCCGAGGCCGCGCTCGGGCATCATCACGGCACGTTCCAGCTGACGGACGAAGCGATCGACGCGCCGGCGAAAGCGCTAGTGGAAGCACTGGACGTCGCGAAGATTCCGCAGGAGCGGTTCGTCGCGATGAAGCCGGGGCAGGTGGTGGAGATTTAGCGTCAATCTCCGCTGTCGTCCCGGGGCGCGACGAAGTCGCGAGCCCGGGACCCATAACCACAGGGAGACGTTTGGCGAGGACTCGGAGTTACCGCCTGCGCGCAACAACCACTGCCTGTGGTTATGGGTCCCCGCCTTCGCGAGGACGACACCATTGGTGTTGCGGCGATGTGCCTCTTACGAAGCCCCGTCTTACTGCCCCTGCTTGATCGCCCAGCTCACATTCACCGTCACCGACAGCGTCTCCTCGCCCGGCGCGACCGCAGCAGGCGCAGCCATTGGCGCTGTCGCCATCCGCGCCTTGAACAGCGGCACCGGGCCGCCACCCTCGGATACACTGAGCGGCGCGCCCAGCGTCACGCCGGTGGCCTTGGCGTAGATCTCGGCCTTGCGGCGCGCATCGGCGACCGCCTGCTCGCGCGCATCGTCGAGCAGTTTTGATGCCTGCGTCACCTCGAACGCGATGTTGCCGATGTCGTTGGCGCCGGCGCCAACCAGCGTGTCGATGATGCCGGCGACCTTGGTCACGTCGCGAATTTTCACGGTGACGCGGTTACTGGCGCGGAAGCCGACCACGGGCGAAGCGCCGGTGGATTTGTTCTGGCCGTATTGCGGCTGCAGCGACAGCCGCGAGGTCTGGTAATCCTTCTCGGCGATGCCGGCGCCCTTCAGCGCCAGCAACACCTTGCCCATCGCGGCGTTGTTCGCGTCTGAGGCCTCCTTCGCCGTCTTGGCATCGTTGGCGACGCCGGCATCGATCTGCGCAAGGTCCGGCGCTGCGGAAACATTGGCTTCGCCGCTCACCGTAATGGCGGAGGGAAAATCATCGGCGAGCGCAGGCGTTGCCAGCAGCGTGGCGGCGAAAACGGCAGCGAGTACGGCAGGCTTCTTCATCTCTCTCACTTCAATGGCACGAACACGTTGATCACGAGCTTGTCCTCGGCCGTCTTCAGGGGATCGGTGAGGTACTCCTCGATGAACGTGTCCTTGGCTTCCAGCTTCTTGTCGTCAAGGTGATTGGTGATCGCCTCGTAGGTGTTGTCCATGTTGTCGTAGGAGCCGCGATGGACGAATTTCAGCGCCTTGCCCTCCGGCGACTTGCCGATGCTCATGTCCTTGGACAGGTTCTTCGGATCCTGCTCGACCGGAATCTCCGCGAGGAAGGTGAAGCCGGTGTCGTCGGTCGAGGTGTAGACGATCATCGAATTGCCAGATGGCTTGATGCCCTGCTTGTCCAACAGCGTGTTCAGCGCCTTGAAGGCGTCGATCAGTGTGTCGAAGGCGGAGTCCCAATTGGCAGTGCCCTTGACCATCACGACCTTCTTGGCCTCGAGCGTGGTCTCCTGGCCGAACGGGTCGGCGGTCTGCACCGGGGCGGGCGTGGCGGCGGCTGCGGGCGGCGGGGCCGCCGGGCTGGGTGAGGCGCTGGCCGCGGGCGAAGGCGTCGCTGCAGGTGCCGGTGAGGCGCTCGCGGCCGGCGCCGGGCTTGCCGCAGGCGCGGGCGAAGCGCTTGCGGCCGGGGCGGGCGATGCCGACGGGGCCGGCGAGGGGCTTGCTGATGCGGCTGGTGCCGGGCTCGGGGTCTGCGCCAGGGCGCCGGACAGGCCAATCGACATGGCCGCCGCCGGGATCAGCGCGGCCAGAGCGAGACGACGAAAGCTGATCATTTTACTCTCCCCAAGACCTTGTACACCAAGGCCTAAATCCATCCTTGCGCCCGCCCGCGCGTCCCTCCCCGCGCGAGTCGCGCCGTTCTAACACGCGAGCGCCGAATTCGTCCCATGACAGATGCGTCATGGCAGCTCACCTTGGCAGACACCCTCGGTCGCCGCCAAATGACTGGCCAAGCCGGCAAGGATCGCCATATAAGGCAGGCGAAATTCGGGAATTTTCATGAGCGCGCTGGCCAACCACGCATTTGCCAAGATGAACGGCATCGGCAACGAGATCGTCGTTGTCGACATGCGCGATTCTGCCTCGCCCGTGACGCCGGACGACGCCCGCGCGGTGGCGTCCGCTCAAGGCGGCGTGCCCTACGACCAGCTCATGGTGCTGCAGAAGCCGCGGCTCGACGGCACCGAGGCCTTCATCCGCATCTACAACAATGACGGCTCCGAGGCCGGCGCCTGCGGCAACGGCATGCGTTGCGTGGTGCGGCGGATTTTCGAGAGGACCGGCCAGACCACGGCGACGTTCGAGACCGCGGCCGGCCTGCTCAATGCCTGGCAGGGTCCGGCGCCCGATCTCTACACCGTCGACATGGGCGCGCCGAAGTTCGGCTGGCAGGACATTCCGCTGGCTGAGGAGTTTCGCGATACCCGCTACATCGAATTGCAGATCGGGCCGATCGACAATCCGATCCTGCATTCGCCCTCGGCCGTGAGCATGGGCAATCCGCACGCGGTGTTCTGGGTCGACGACGTCAACGCCTACGACCTCGGCCGCTTCGGTCCGCTGCTGGAAAATCACCCGATCTTCCCCGAGCGCGCCAACATCACGCTGGCGCATATCGTCGATCCCCAGCACATCACGATCCGCACCTGGGAGCGCGGCGCAGGTCTGACCCGGGCCTGCGGTTCGGCGGCCTGTGCGACCGCGGTCGCGGCTGCGCGGCTGAAGCGCGCCGAGCGCAATGTCGAGATCACGCTGCCCGGCGGCAAGCTCGGCATCGAATGGCGCGAGCGCGACGATCATGTGCTGATGACCGGCACGGCGACCTTCGAATACGAAGGCAATTTCGATCCGGCGCTGTTCGCGCCGGTCGGGTAATGGCCGTCGACGTCGTCAGCTTCGGCTGCCGCCTCAACGCCTTCGAGGCCGAGGTGATCCGCCGCGAGGCCGAGGGCGCGGGGCTCGAAGACACCATCGTCATCAATAGCTGCGCCGTCACCAATGAGGCCGTGGCGCAGGCGCGCCAGTCGATCCGCAAGCTGAGGCGCGAGCGGCCTTCGGCGCGCATCGTCGTCACCGGCTGCGCGGCGCAGACGCAAAGCGCGATGTTCGCCGACATGGCCGAGGTCGACCGCGTCGTCGGCAATGACGACAAGCTGCGCGGCGAAGCGTGGCGCGAGACGCGCAACGCTTTCGACCTTGGTGCCAGCGAGAAGATCGCCGTCAGCGACATCATGGCGGTCAAGGAGATGGCGCCGCATCTGATCGATGGCTATGCGCGCGGCCTGCCGCGCGTATTCGTGCAGGTGCAGAACGGCTGCGACCATCGCTGCACCTTCTGCATCATCCCGTTCGGCCGCGGCAATTCACGCTCGGTGCCGATGGGTGCGGTGGTCGATCAGGTGCGGACGCTGGTCGGGCGCGGCTATGCCGAGATCGTGCTGACCGGCGTCGATCTCACCAGCTACGGCACTGATCTGCCGGGCGCGCCGAAGCTCGGCATGCTGACCAAACAGATCCTGCGGCATGTGCCGGAGTTGAAGCGTCTGCGTATCTCTTCGATCGATTCGATCGAGGCGGACGCCGATCTGCTGGACGCCATCGCTGACGATGCGCGGCTGATGCCGCACCTGCATCTGTCGCTGCAATCCGGTGACGACATGATCCTGAAGCGCATGAAGCGGCGGCATTCGCGGAAGCAAGCGATCACGTTCTGCGACCAGGTCCGCCGCCTCCGCCCGGATATCGCGTTGGGTGCCGACATCATCGCGGGCTTCCCGACCGAGACCGAGGAGATGTTTTTGCGCTCGCTCGATCTGGTCGAGGAGTGCGGCCTGACATTCCTGCACGTCTTCCCCTATTCGCCACGCCCCGGCACGCCGGCCGCGCGGATGCCGCAGGTCGCGGGTGGCGCGATCAAGCAGCGCGCGAAGCGGCTGCGTGCGGCAGGTGAGGTGGCGCTACGGCAGCGGCTGCAAGCCGAGGTCGGCGCGACGCGCGAGGTGCTGATCGAGAGTGACGGGCAGGGACGCACGGAGCACTATCTGCCGGTGGCGATTGCGGGCGGACGTGTGGGCAGCGTCGTGCAGCTGATGATTGCCGGCAGCGATGGCGAGCGGCTGACCACGTAACAGGTGCTCTCTTCCTTCTCCCCTTGTGGGAGAAGGTGGCATAGGCGGCCTTTGGCCGCCGTCTCTAAGAACGCCGAAGCGAAGCTTCGGCTACGGCGCCGGATGAGGGGTTGCTTCCGCGAATTCTACTGCGTGAAGGTGCACGCGGAGAGAGACCCCTCACCCGTCTCGCCGCTGCGCGGCGAGCCACCCTCTCCCACAGGGGGAGAGGGGAAGAATCTACTGCGCCCTGACCTGCCAGAACCTGAGCGTCCGCCGCGCATTCTCCGGCGTCATCCGCGCAAAATGCCCTTGCGCTCTGGCGACGTCGGCCGGCTTCATCGCGCCGGTGGCATAACGGCTTTCGAGCACGGCGGCCGTGGTTTCCCAGCGGAGCTGCGCGGCCTTGCACGGCACCAGCAGGCCGTCGTCGCGCAGGCTCTGCATCAGCGGGCGAATCACCTCGACGGTCGAGCCGGACAGCGCGGCCAGAGCCGCGACGGTCTCCTCATAGCGCCGCTGCATGGCGAAGCCGAGCAGCGTCGCCTCGCTGAGCTGGCCGGCGGCCTTGAGACTGGCGATCGCCCGCTTGGCGCCTTCGAAGTCGCGGACTGCCGACATCTCGCGCTCGACGCCGACGGTGACGGCCGTGATCGCGCTCTGGATTTCCTCGAACAGATGCGGCGGCGCGCGCGACAGCAGGCGGGTGCGCACCGCATCCGTTGCCGAGCGCAGCAATTGACGGCGCAGGTCCGACGGCAGATCGACGCGGACGCCGACATTGACGGCGAGCTCGGGATCGCTCTCGGCCTGTCCGACGATGAGGGCAAATCCATTGCCTGAGACGCGCGCGCCCGGATTGGTCGCGAGGCGCCGGCTGACGCTGGGATAACGCCGCGCCAGCAGCGCGTCGGTGACGATCTCCTTCAGCCACCAGCGCCCGGCGACCGCGAGCAGATGTGGCTCGCCCTTGCTGGAGGCGATCTTCACGAGCTCGCCGTCGTCGAGGCGTGCGGATTCTTGCAGCACGGGGCCGGCGATGCGGATCTCGTCATTGTTGGCGAGGCGGCGGATGACGGAGGGCGGCGCCTGCGCGATCGGCGCGAGCTGCGCGCTGATCTCGGCCAAGGCAACGCGCGCGCCGATGTCGGCGATGGCGCGCAGCTCGATGGTGCCGATCAGGCGCTCGAGCACATCGTCGAACAGCGCGATCTGCTCGTCGTCAAAGCTGCCGGCGGAAGAGAGGAACAGATCGGTGACGCGCCGGGCGGTTTCCAGGCCTTTTTCCGCCGAGCCCATCCGAATCGCGGATTCGACCTCGTCGATGATCGATAGTTCGGCCTTGGACATGACGCGCGGCTCGTCCTGAGCGGATTGACGGAAGCTTGTTCTAAGCAACCGCTATCATTAGAGGCGAGCGCTGAAGGTTTCGTAAACCATGGGCGATGCGAACGAGATGCCGCAACGGCGGAGCTGCGCTCCCTCCCCCGCTCGCGGGGGAGGGTAGGGGAGAGGGTGTCTCCGCAACGGGATAATCCCCCAGAGGATAGAGCCCTCACCCGCGCCGGAGCCTGGCATCGGGCGCGCCTTCGGCGCGACCCGTTGGGCGCGACCTCTCCCCCAAGCGGGAGAGGTTAAGCGACATCGCCGCTACTCCCCATTCCACCCGCACGCCCTGAGCTTCTCATGCATGTGCGGCGGGGCCGGCGCGACCACGCGGACCGGCTCCTTGTTCCGGGAGATCGGCACCACGATCTCGCGGGAATGCAGGTGCAGCTTCGGCTCGCCGAAGCGCGGGCCGTTGCCGTAAATGTTATCGCCGAAGATCGGCCAGCCGGATGCGGCCGAATGCACCCGCAATTGGTGGGTCCGCCCGGTCACCGGTTCCATGGCGAGCCAAGTGAAACCGTCGCCCCGCCCCATCACCTTCCAGTTAGTGACGGCCTTCTGGCCTTCAGGGTCGGGCTTCTGCCACCAGCCGCGCTCGGCATTGAGCCGGCCGAGGGCTAAGTCGATCGTGCCTTCGTCCTCATTGGGGCCGCCCTCGACCACCGTCCAGTAGGTCTTGCCGATCTTGCCGTGTTTGAACAGCAGGCCGAGCGATGCGGTCGCCTTGCGATGGCGGCCGAGCACAAGGCAACCGGAGGTGTCCTTATCCAGCCGGTGGGCCAGCACCGGCGGCCGGGGCAGGCCGAACCGGAGCGCATCGAAGGAATCCTCCAGATTGGGGCCGCCCTTGGGGCCGCGATGCACGGGAAGGCCGGCCGGCTTGTCGATCACCAGCATCAGGCCGTCGCGGTGGAGCACACGGGCCAGGATCTCGTCGGCGGTCAATTGGGGAACATCGAGCAATCGCAGGACTTTCGGTCAAGACTTTCGTTTGGCAGCCGGAACGGCTAACACACCACCAGTGCGGTGGATTTGGCATTCGCTCAGCGGCAGCCGCGAAATGCGAAGCGAATGCCAAATCCAGGGCCGCACTGGCAACAACATTTTCTCGTGCCGCTCTTCGATTTGAAGTTCCTAACCGGACTTGCGGCAAGAGAGTAGGAACTTCAAATCGGCGGCACGAGAACCATGAACGATACCACGTCAGATCCCCCCAAGCTGAGCTGGTGGCGCCGTCTGTCCAACGGGCTGAAGCGCACCTCGTCCTCGCTCGGGACCGCGGTCGCCGATCTCGTCACCAAGCGCAAGCTCGACCGCGCCATGCTCGACGACATCGAGGACGTGCTGCTGCGCGCCGACCTCGGCACCTCGGTCGCGGTGCGGATCGCGGACGCGGTCGGCACCGGGCGCTACGACAAGGCGATCTCAGCGGACGAGGTCAAGGACGTCGTCGCGACCGAGGTCGAGAAGGTGCTGGCGCCGGTTGCAAAACCCCTTGTGATCGATACGGCGAAAAAGCCGTTCGTCATTCTCGTCGTCGGCGTCAACGGCTCCGGCAAGACCACCACTATCGGAAAACTCTCGCAAAAATTCGCCTCCGAAGGCCGCAAGGTGATGCTGGCCGCCGGCGATACGTTTCGCGCCGCAGCCATCGAGCAGCTCAAGGTCTGGGGCGAGCGCACCAAGACGCCGGTCATCGCGGGCGCGCAGGGCTCGGATTCGGCGAGTCTTGCCTTCAACGCGCTGACGGCGGCGAAGGAGCAGAGCATCGACGTGCTCCTGATCGACACCGCCGGCCGGCTCCAGAACAAGGCCGAACTGATGAACGAGCTCGAAAAGGTCGTGCGCGTGATCCGCAAGGTGGATGACACTGCGCCGCATGCCGTGCTGCTTGTGCTGGACGCCACCGTGGGCCAGAACGCGCTGTCGCAGGTCGAGGCCTTCCATCGCACCGCCGGGGTCACCGGCCTCGTGATGACCAAGCTCGACGGCACCGCGCGTGGCGGCATCCTGGTGGCGCTCGCGGAGAAATTCAAACTGCCGGTGCATTTCATCGGCGTCGGCGAGGGCGTCGACGATCTCGCCGCCTTCACCGCGCGCGATTTCGCCCGCGCGATCGCCGGAATCGAGTCATAGGTTTTCTTTCGTCATCCCCCGCGAAGGCGGGGGATCCAGTATTCCGAGGCGCCTGTAGTCTGCAACGAGCGGCGCGGCGTACTGGATGCCCCGCCCCCAGTGCGCAATTGCGCACAAGGCGGGGCATGACAGCAACGAAGGTCAGGTAATGGACAAGACCCAGCCGCATCCGCTGTTCAAGCTTGCGACCGAACTCGGTCCGCTGCTCGTGTTCTTCTTCGTCAACGCGAAGTTCAATTTGTTCGCCGCTACCGGCGCCTTCATGGTCGCGATCGTCGCGGCGATGATCGCGTCCTATGTGGTGACGCGTCACATCCCGATCATGGCGGTCGTCACCGGCGTCATCGTGCTGGTGTTCGGGACGCTGACCCTGGTGCTGCACGACGAGACCTTCATCAAGGTCAAGCCGACCATCATCTATGGCCTGTTCGCCGCGATCCTCGGCGGCGGCCTCCTGTTCGGCCGCTCCTTCATCGCCGTGATGTTCGACCAGATGTTCAATCTGACGCCGCAGGGCTGGCGAATCCTCACGCTGCGCTGGGCGTTGTTCTTCGCAGGCATGGCGGTGCTGAACGAGATCGTCTGGCGCACCCAGAGCACGGACTTCTGGGTGAACTTCAAGGTGTTCGGCGTGACCACGATCACGATGATCTTCGCCATCGCCCAGATGCCGCTGACCAAGCGCTACGGCATCGAGCCGGCCTCGCTGGAGGCGAGCGAGGCTGAGGCGGGGGATGTGAGGAAGGGGTGACGGTCTCTCCGCTCGTCATTGCGAGCGAAGCGAAGCAATCCAGACTATCTCCGCGGAGGTACTCTGGATTGCTTCGTCGCGAGCTCCTCGCAATGACGGTCTTGGCTAAGATCCCGCCTTCAACGCCTTCTCCATCTGCGGCAACAGCACCGTCCGCAAATTGTCCGGCGTGATCGGCCCGACCAGCTTGTAGACGATCGTGCCCTCGCGGCCGACGACAAAGGTCTCCGGCACGCCGTAGACGCCCCATTCAATCGAGGCGCGGCCGTTGGCGTCGACGCCGACGCGGCCGAACGGGTTGCCGTAGCGCCCCAGGAAACGCCGCGCGTTGTCGGCGCTGTCCTTGTAGTTGATGCCGACGAGCTCGAAGCGTTTGTCTTTTGCCAGTTCAGTCAAGAGCGGTGCTTCGTCATGACACGGCACGCACCAGGAGGCCCAGACGTTGACGAGGCTGACCTTGCCTTTGAACGCGGTGGGATCGAGACCGGGCACCTGCGCATTGCCGGTCTGTAGTCCCTCGAGCGGCGGCAGCGTGGTCTGCGGCGCCGGACGACCGATCAGCGCCGAGGGAATGCGCGAGGGATCGCCGCTGCCGAGCCGGAACCAGAACAGGAGCGCAAGCGCGATGAAGGCGAGCAGCGGCAGCACCATCAGGAAGGTGCGGCGCTGCGGTGCCGCGGGTGTCGATTGTTCGCTCATGTGAGTTGTCTTGGGCTGTCCGTCGCGCTGCGACCGGAGCGGCGCGTGACGCCGCTGCGGTCAAGCTCGCGCAGGCGCTGGGTCTGGCTGCGATAGTCGAGCGCGATCCAGCCGACCAGGATTGCGACCACGAGGGCGACGGCGGCATAGGACGTCACGATGAAGGACGCGTAGGGACCAAGCGACATCGTCATGCGGCCCCTTTTGACGCGTTTTCTTCACGCGAACCGGTGCCCATTTCGGTTGAAAACGCGATGCGGCTTGCCTGCATCATCTGCAGCGAGCGGACACGTCGGCGTAAAATCTCGTTGCGCATGGCGGCCAGATGCAGCGTGACGAACAGCAACGTGAACGCGATCGCCATCACCAGCAGCGGGACCAGGAACGACTTGTCGAGCGTCGAGCCGCCCATGCGCATCACCGAGGCCGGCTGGTGCAGCGTGTTCCACCAGTCCACGGAGAACTTGATGATCGGCAGATTGATCGCGCCGACCAGCGTCAGCACGGCGGCGGCGCGCGCCGCGCGCGAGGGATCGTCGACCGCGCGCCACAGCGCCATCAGGCCGAGATACATCAGGAACAGGATCAGCACCGAGGTCAGCCGCGCGTCCCATTCCCAATAGGTGCCCCACATCGGCCGGCCCCACAGCGAGCCTGTCAGCAGCGCGAGGAAGGTGAAGCTGGCGCCGATGGGAGCAGCCGCCTTCGCGGCGACGTCGGCGAGCGGATGCCGCCACACCAGCGTGCCGAGCGAAGCGATGCTCATCACGCCCCACACGAACATCGACAGCCAGGCATTGGGCACGTGGATGAACATGATCTTGACGGTCGCACCCTGCTGATAATCGTCGGGTGCGAGCGCCGATTGATAGAGGCCGATCGCGAGCAGGATGACGGTCGCGGCCGCAAGCCACGGCAGCAGCCGCGCGGTCAGCGCGAGGAACCGTGTCGGATTGGCGAGGTCGATCAGCGTCATGGTCTTCTGATTAATCACAGGTCAGCGCTCACGCAATCAGCATAAAAGCGCGCAGCGAAAGTTGATCGGGGTCAAGGACGGCCGAGCCATGGTCAGTCGAGCCCGTGCCGCAGGCTCGCAGCCGCCGCGAACGGGCCGATCACGAGGCTGACCAGCGACAGCGCGCACAGGATCGAGAACGGCGCGCCAAAGGTCATGGGGCCGACGATCACGGCCTGCGAGGCCGCAACGCCGAAAATCAGCACTGGGATAGACAGCGGCAGCACCAGCACCGCCATCAGGAGCCCGCCCCGGTGCAGCGTCACCGCCAGTGCCGCGCCGATCATGCCGGTGAAAGTGAGGGCCGGAGTGCCTGCCAGCAGCGTCAGCGCCACCGCAGCGGTGGCGACCATGTCGAGATTGAGCAAGAGGCCAAGCACGGGGGTTGCGACAATCAGCGGCAGCCCCGCCGCTAGCCAATGCGCCAGCGCCTTGGCCGCGCAGGCGAGTTCCAGCGGGGTCCGGCTCATGGTGATCAGGTCGAGCGAGCCGTCCTCGTGATCGGCCATGAACAGCCGGTCAAGCGTCAAAAGGCTCGCCAGCAGTGCGCCAAGCCACAGGATCGCGGGCCCGAGCCGCGACAGCAGCGCCAGATCGGGTCCCACCGCGAACGGCATCAGCACGACGACGGTCAGGAAGAACAGCACGCCGATCAGCGCCCCGCCGCCGACGCGGAGCGCGATCCTGATGTCCCGGCGGATCAGGGCGGAGAGGGCGGTCATCTGAGGCTCCCATCTCGCCCCAAAGGCGGTGCACTCCCTCCCCCCTTGCGGGGGAGGGCGGGGGAGAGGGGTAGCCCAGGAAATGGTGCGCTTGGCACTAGAGAAGAACTTCGGTCGACCGAGAGAGTCTCCGTGTGGCACCCCTCTCCCTGACCCTCCCCCGCAAGGGGGTAGGGAATGGAGAGAGCGGCGCCCGGCCGCTTGGAAAGCTGAGGGTGCTTCGATCTCACGCCATCCCCCCGATCCGCAGCTCCCGCGATTCGATCCCGAGCGGCGCATGGGTCGCTGCGATGATCATCCCGCCGTGCCCCAGATGCTCCCGCATCAGCCCCCCGAACATCTCCTGGCCGGCGACATCCAGCGCATTGGTCGGCTCGTCCAGCAGCCAGATTGGCCGACGGACCGTCAGCAGCCGGGCCAGCGAGAGGCGGCGGCGCTGGCCGGCCGAGAGGAACGCGGCGGGCAGGTGGGTGGCGTGGTCGAGGCCGACAATGGCGAGGCTTTCAGCGGCGTCACCGCGCTCGCCGCCCAGGAAATCAGCCCAGAATGACAGATTTTCAGCCACGCTCAGCGCAGGCTTCAGGGCGTCGCGATGGCCGAGATAGTGGCACTGCTCGGCCAGCGTCATGTCGGCGTCGCCCCCGTCCAGTACGATCGTGCCGCCGGCCGGAACGAGCAGGCCGGCGATCAGCCGCAGCAGCGAGGTCTTGCCCGAGCCGTTGCGGCCGACCACCGCCACGGCCTCGCCGGCGCCGGCCTCGAAATCGAGCCCGGCAAACACCTCGCGGCCGCCGCGCACGCAGGTGACCCCTCGCCCGGACAGCTGCATCTTGCCTGGTATCAACCCGTCCACCGTCGGGCCTCAGGAAAACTTGGGGTAGCGCATCAGAATTTTTGGCTCGCGACTTGCTGGGTTCGATTGTGGCTGTGGCGGCGCGGTTAGAAAGCTTCTATAAGCCCGGAACTACTTGATGCAGCAACTCAACCTGCCCCTGCAAGCGACCCAGCCTGCTATGCTGACGGTGTTAAAATACCCTGCCGGGTATAACTAACAATTGGGATTTCCTACATGACCTCGCTCGACAGCTTCAAATGCAAAAAGACCCTCAAGGTCGGCGCCAAGACCTATGTCTATTACAGCCTGCCCACGGCCGAGAAGAATGGTCTGAAGGGAATCTCCAAGCTCCCCTATTCGATGAAGGTCCTGCTCGAGAATCTCCTGCGCAATGAGGACGGCCGCTCGGTCAAGAAGGAAGACATCGTCGCGGTGTCGAAGTGGCTGCGCAAGAAGTCGCTGGAGCATGAGATCGCGTTCCGCCCGGCCCGCGTCCTGATGCAGGACTTCACGGGCGTCCCGGCCGTCGTCGACCTCGCCGCGATGCGCAACGCGATGCAGAAGCTCGGCGGCGATGCCGAGAAGATCAACCCCTTGGTGCCGGTCGATCTCGTCATCGACCACTCCGTGATCGTGAACTTCTTCGGCGACAACAAGGCTTTCGCCAAGAACGTCACTGAAGAGTACAAGCAGAACCAGGAGCGCTACGAGTTCCTGAAGTGGGGCCAGAAGGCGTTCTCGAACTTCTCGGTCGTGCCGCCCGGCACCGGCATCTGCCACCAGGTCAATCTCGAATATCTCTCCCAGACGGTCTGGGCCAAGAAGGAGAAGATGACGGTCGGCAAGAAGACCGGCACCTTCGAGGTCGCCTATCCCGACTCGCTGGTCGGCACCGACTCCCACACCACCATGGTCAACGGTCTCGCCGTGCTCGGCTGGGGCGTCGGCGGCATCGAGGCGGAAGCCTGCATGCTCGGACAGCCGCTGTCGATGCTGCTGCCGAACGTCGTCGGCTTCAAGCTGAAGGGCGCCATGAAGGAAGGCGTCACCGCGACCGACCTCGTGCTGACCGTGACGCAGATGCTGCGCAAGCTCGGCGTCGTCGGCAAGTTCGTCGAGTTCTTCGGCCCCGGTCTCGACAATCTCTCGGTCGCCGACAAGGCGACGATCGCCAACATGGCGCCCGAATACGGCGCGACCTGCGGCTTCTTCCCGGTCGACGCCGCCGCGATCGACTACCTCAAGACCTCCGGCCGCGCGCCCGCGCGCGTCGCGCTGGTGCAGGCCTATGCCAAGGCGCAGGGCCTGTTCCGCACCGCCAAGTCGGCCGATCCGGTGTTCACGGAAACGCTGACGCTCGACCTCGCCGACGTCGTGCCGTCGATGGCCGGCCCGAAGCGTCCCGAAGGCCGCATCGCGCTGCCGTCAGTCGCCGAAGGCTTCTCGCTCGCGCTCGGCACCGAGTACAAGAAGGCCGAGGAGCCCAACAAGCGCTTTGCCGTCGAAGGCAAGAAATACGAGATCGGCCATGGCGACGTCGTCATCGCCGCCATCACCTCCTGCACCAACACCTCGAATCCGAGCGTGCTGATCGGCGCGGGCCTTTTGGCGCGCAACGCTGCCGCAAAGGGCCTCAAGGCCAAGCCGTGGGTCAAGACCTCGCTCGCCCCGGGCAGCCAGGTGGTCGCGGGCTATCTCGCCGATTCCGGTCTGCAGGCCGATCTCGACAAGGTCGGCTTTAACCTCGTCGGCTTCGGCTGCACCACCTGCATCGGCAATTCCGGTCCGCTGCCGGAGGAGATCTCGAAGTCGATCAACGAGAACGGCATCGTCGCCGCGGCCGTGCTCTCCGGTAACCGCAACTTCGAAGGCCGCGTGTCGCCGGACGTGCAGGCGAACTATCTGGCTTCGCCGCCGC
This is a stretch of genomic DNA from Bradyrhizobium sp. CB2312. It encodes these proteins:
- the ccmA gene encoding heme ABC exporter ATP-binding protein CcmA → MQLSGRGVTCVRGGREVFAGLDFEAGAGEAVAVVGRNGSGKTSLLRLIAGLLVPAGGTIVLDGGDADMTLAEQCHYLGHRDALKPALSVAENLSFWADFLGGERGDAAESLAIVGLDHATHLPAAFLSAGQRRRLSLARLLTVRRPIWLLDEPTNALDVAGQEMFGGLMREHLGHGGMIIAATHAPLGIESRELRIGGMA
- the ccmB gene encoding heme exporter protein CcmB, whose amino-acid sequence is MTALSALIRRDIRIALRVGGGALIGVLFFLTVVVLMPFAVGPDLALLSRLGPAILWLGALLASLLTLDRLFMADHEDGSLDLITMSRTPLELACAAKALAHWLAAGLPLIVATPVLGLLLNLDMVATAAVALTLLAGTPALTFTGMIGAALAVTLHRGGLLMAVLVLPLSIPVLIFGVAASQAVIVGPMTFGAPFSILCALSLVSLVIGPFAAAASLRHGLD
- a CDS encoding RNA pseudouridine synthase; amino-acid sequence: MLDVPQLTADEILARVLHRDGLMLVIDKPAGLPVHRGPKGGPNLEDSFDALRFGLPRPPVLAHRLDKDTSGCLVLGRHRKATASLGLLFKHGKIGKTYWTVVEGGPNEDEGTIDLALGRLNAERGWWQKPDPEGQKAVTNWKVMGRGDGFTWLAMEPVTGRTHQLRVHSAASGWPIFGDNIYGNGPRFGEPKLHLHSREIVVPISRNKEPVRVVAPAPPHMHEKLRACGWNGE
- a CDS encoding DsbE family thiol:disulfide interchange protein, with the translated sequence MSEQSTPAAPQRRTFLMVLPLLAFIALALLFWFRLGSGDPSRIPSALIGRPAPQTTLPPLEGLQTGNAQVPGLDPTAFKGKVSLVNVWASWCVPCHDEAPLLTELAKDKRFELVGINYKDSADNARRFLGRYGNPFGRVGVDANGRASIEWGVYGVPETFVVGREGTIVYKLVGPITPDNLRTVLLPQMEKALKAGS
- a CDS encoding heme ABC transporter permease translates to MTLIDLANPTRFLALTARLLPWLAAATVILLAIGLYQSALAPDDYQQGATVKIMFIHVPNAWLSMFVWGVMSIASLGTLVWRHPLADVAAKAAAPIGASFTFLALLTGSLWGRPMWGTYWEWDARLTSVLILFLMYLGLMALWRAVDDPSRAARAAAVLTLVGAINLPIIKFSVDWWNTLHQPASVMRMGGSTLDKSFLVPLLVMAIAFTLLFVTLHLAAMRNEILRRRVRSLQMMQASRIAFSTEMGTGSREENASKGAA
- the ftsY gene encoding signal recognition particle-docking protein FtsY encodes the protein MNDTTSDPPKLSWWRRLSNGLKRTSSSLGTAVADLVTKRKLDRAMLDDIEDVLLRADLGTSVAVRIADAVGTGRYDKAISADEVKDVVATEVEKVLAPVAKPLVIDTAKKPFVILVVGVNGSGKTTTIGKLSQKFASEGRKVMLAAGDTFRAAAIEQLKVWGERTKTPVIAGAQGSDSASLAFNALTAAKEQSIDVLLIDTAGRLQNKAELMNELEKVVRVIRKVDDTAPHAVLLVLDATVGQNALSQVEAFHRTAGVTGLVMTKLDGTARGGILVALAEKFKLPVHFIGVGEGVDDLAAFTARDFARAIAGIES
- a CDS encoding septation protein A, encoding MDKTQPHPLFKLATELGPLLVFFFVNAKFNLFAATGAFMVAIVAAMIASYVVTRHIPIMAVVTGVIVLVFGTLTLVLHDETFIKVKPTIIYGLFAAILGGGLLFGRSFIAVMFDQMFNLTPQGWRILTLRWALFFAGMAVLNEIVWRTQSTDFWVNFKVFGVTTITMIFAIAQMPLTKRYGIEPASLEASEAEAGDVRKG
- the ccmD gene encoding heme exporter protein CcmD translates to MTMSLGPYASFIVTSYAAVALVVAILVGWIALDYRSQTQRLRELDRSGVTRRSGRSATDSPRQLT